Below is a window of Gemmatimonadaceae bacterium DNA.
CCTCATCACCCGCGTCCGGTCCCGGATGGGGATCGGCGGGCGGTTCCGCAGCAGCGCTAGTCGGCCTGGTAGAATCCGAAGACATCGAGCGGGTCCTGGTGCGAGGCGAGCTCCGGCATCGCACTCAGGACCGCGAGCGACTGCCGCAGGTCGGGTGGCAGGGGCGAGCGCAGATCCACGAGGGCACCCGAGACCGGGTGCTTGAAGCGGAGCCAGGCCGCATGCAGGAAATGGCGACGCGGAGGCAGCGCGGCCAACTTGCGCCCCCCGCCCCCGCCATAGGTGTCATCCCCAATGACGGGATGGCCCACGCTCGCCAGATGCACGCGGATCTGATGCGTGCGCCCCGAATGGAGGTGCGCGCGCAGCAGGTCCACACTGTCGAAGCGGGCCAGTCGCACGAAATCCGTTCGTGCGGCCTTCCCCGTCTGGACGACTGCCATGCGCGTCCGGTCTCGGGGGTCACGGGCCAGCGGCGCATCCACGGTGAGATGGTCGTCCTTGAGGTGACCCCACGAGACCGCCACGTAACGGCGCGTGACCTGCCGCGCCGCGAGCGCCGTGCTCAGGATCCGGTGCGAGGCATCGGTCTTGGCCACCACGAGCAGCCCGCTCGTGTCCTTGTCGAGCCGGTGCACCAGCCCGGCCCGCTCCTCGCCCCCGCCTTCGGCCAGCGGCTCTCCGCGCCCGATGAGCGCATTCACCAGCGTGCCGGTCCAGTTCCCCGGCGCCGGGTGCACCACCATGCCCGCCGCCTTGTCCACGACCAGCAGATGCTCGTCTTCGTAGACGATATCGAGCGGAATCTGCTCCGGCACGATCTCCCGCCCGGGCGGCGTCGGAATCACCACCGCGATGTCATCGCCCGCTTCGACGCGGTACGACGCTTTCTCGCGCCGCCCGCTCACCGTCACGTGGCCGTTCGCAATGAGCGTCGCCGCCTGCGTACGCGACAGCTCGGCGCGCCGCGCCACGAGAAGGTCCAACCGCTCGCCGATGTCCGCGTCCGCGCCAGCGAAGCGCAGCGACCGCCCCTCCGCGCCCCCGCCGCGAAGGTCATCGCCGCTTGTCATTCATCTCCGCACTCTCGCGCGTCTGCGCCAAATCCTGCTGCCAGAGCGCGATGACCAGACACGCCGCGCCGATCGTGACCGCGGTATCGGCCACATTGAACGTCCAGAAGCGCACGTCACCGATGCCGATGTCGATGAAGTCCACCACGCCGTCGCGCAGGCGGATGCGGTCGAGGAGGTTGCCGATCGCGCCCCCCACCACCACCGGCACGCCGAACGCGGCAATCTTCGAGATGCGCGTCAGGTCCAGCGTGGCCTTGATGAGTACCGCCACGATGATCACGCTGAGCGTGGCGAAGATCCACCGCGATGCCGGCCCCAGGTGCATGCCGAACGCCGCACCGGGATTGAACGCCAGCGTGAAGCGCACGACGTCACCGATGATGCGGTGCGGGATGTGCCGCGGCGCGAGATACTCCATCGCCAGCAGCTTGCTCACGAAGTCCGCGGCGATCACCACGGCCACGATGATCCAGAAGCGCGGCTGGGACGCCGCGACCGGCACATCGTTGATGACCGCGCTCGCGGTGGCCGCGCGCGCGTGGGGGTTCATGGCCGTCATGCCGTGCGGTCACTCGAATCAGAAGAGCCGGCGCCGGGCGACGTCGCCGCCAGGGCCGCCTGCCGGTCGTCACCCCAGAGCACCCAGGCGAGCAGAAACGCGCCCGTGGTCACGGCGATGTCGGCCACGTTGAAGGTGGGCCACCGGTTCGCGCCGATGCCCACGTCGATGAAGTCCACGACGCCGAGATCGGACCGGATGCGGTCGATCACGTTGCCGATGGCGCCCGCCGCGACCAGCGAGACCGCGAGTACGCGTCGGAAGTCGGTATCCTCCGCCTCCCGATAGAGGCGCCACAGAATCACGAGCGCGCCGGCGGTGAGCGCCATGAAGATCCAGCGCGAGTACTGCCCCAGGTGCAGCCCAAAGGCCGCGCCTGGATTGTAGACCAGCGCGAAGCGGAACCACTCGCCGAACACCGGGTTCGGCATCCCCGACGGCGCCAGCACCGCCACCGCGACCGCCTTCGTGATGAGGTCGAGAATGACGATGCCAAGCACCACCGGCAGGGCGACAATGACCTTCACGTCAGCCCTTCTTGGTGTCTTCCTCGCGCTGCTTGCACGCGATGCAGTAGCGCGCATTCGGCAGCGCGTCGAGGCGCTCGAACGCGATGTCTTCGCCACACTGGTGGCACTTGCCGAACGTTTCCGGCGCCTTGTACAGGCGACGCAGCGCCTGATCGATGTGCCACAGGAAGCGCCCTTCCTTCGAGGCGAAGAGGAACGCCTTCTCGCGCTCCATCGCGTCGGTCCCCTGATCGGCCATGTGGAACGAGTAGGCGCTGTTGTCGCCGTCGTTCACTTCGCCATTCGGGCCGATCGTTTCGGCGTGATGGCCGAGCTCCTTGAGCACCCGCTTGCGCTCCTCCAGCAGCCGCTTTTCGAAATGCTGCAGCTGCTTCTTGGGCATCGGCTTCGGCTTCTTCGCGTCCTTGGTGGACGCCGTCTTCGATTCGGCCATCACGACCCTTCCTTGGTGAGCGCGAGGCGCAGGGCGCGTCCATCGACGTCCCCTGCCTGCGTTACGGTCCACGGGCCGCTGTCGCCGGTACCGGCGAAGGAGGCCCCTGCTTCCCCACCGAGCAGCAACCGCTCGGCGAGCACTTCACTGGCGATGTGCTGGCGATGCGCGGCGACCGCGCCCTCCAGCTCCTCGTCACCTGCCACCGCGACCACGATGCGGTCGCTGACGGCGAGGCCGGCTTCCTTGCGCAGCCGCTGGATGCGGCTGATGACCTCGCGGGCCAGCCCTTCCGCCCGCAATTCCGGCGTAATGGTGGGATCCAGCGCGACCCCGTAGCCGCCGTTTTCCTGCACCACGGCGGCGCCCGAGGCGCGCCGGATGATGGCGACGTCCTCGGGGGCAATCAAGCGCTCGACCCCGCCCACCTCGATCGTGACCGACTCCCCGGCCGCCAGCCGGCGCAGCCGGTCGGCATCCATGGTGGGCACGGCCTCGGCCACCAGGGGGGTCTCCTTCCCGAACTTCTTGCCCAGCACGCGGAAATTGGCCTTGGCCTCGAGCGACACGAGGTTGTCGGTGGAGGTGACAAACTCCACGCGCTTCACGTTCAACTCGGATGCCAGCAGGGCGCCGAGGGCGGCGACCGGTGTCGGATCGCCGGGCACCACGCACTGCATGGCCGGGAGCGGCTGGCGGACCTTCACGTCGGCGACATCCCGTGCGGCATGTCCGAGCCCGGTCAGCGTCCGGATGTCGTCCATGGCGGCCTCGAGCGTGACATCGACCGGCGTCGGCGTGGGCCGGGTGTACGGCGCCAAGTGCACCGAGGTGCCGGTGAGCGCGCGGTGCACCTCATCGGTGATGAACGGCGCGAACGGCGCGAGCAGCCGGCACACGACCGTGAGCACCTCGTGCAGCGTGGCAAAGGCCGCCCGGTTGTCGGCGCCGTCCACCTCGTAGAAGCGCGCCCGGCTCTGGCGCACATACCACTTCGAGACGTCGTCATCCATGAACTGCATCACGCGCCGCGCGGCGCCGGTGGCGTCGTAGGCGTCGAGCGAGGCGTTCACGTCCTGTTCAACCCGCGACAGCCGCGACAGGATCCACCGGTCGAGCGCGGGACGCTCGGCCACGGCCGGATCCTGCGCGCTGGGCGCCCAGCCGAAGTTGGCATACTGCGCGAAGATGCCGTTATAGACGTTGCGGAACGTGAGCAGGAAGCGCCCCGCCGTTTCGCGGATGGCGTTCTCATCGAAGCGGCGTGGCACCCACACCTGGCTGGACGCCACGAGGAAGAGCCGCACCGCATCGGCGCCATGGCGCTGCATGACATCCCACGGGCTGACCACGTTGCCACGCGACTTGGACATCTTCTGCCCCTGCGCGTCGAGCACGAGATCGTTCACCACGACATTGCGATACGGCGCGGCCTGATTGTCGCCGTTGTTCGGCAGCGCATCGCCCAGCGTGGTGGCCACCGCGATGAGCGAGTAGAACCAGCCGCGCGTCTGATCGACGCCTTCGCAGATGAAGTCGGCCGGGAACTGCGCGGCGACCTTGTCCTGGTTTTCAAACGGGTAGTGCCACTGCGCAAAGCTCATCGACCCCGAGTCGAACCAGGTGTCGATGACCTCCGGCACGCGACGCATGGTGCCGGTGCCACTGGGGGCCGGCCACGTGTACGCGTCGATGTGCGGCTTGTGCGGATCGAAGTCGTCGGGGAGCGCGCGGCCGACCTTGGCGGCGAGCTCCGCGTAACTGCCGATGACCTCCATCTCCGACGGATCGGCATCGTTGATCCACACCGGCAGCGGCGTGCCCCAATAGCGATCGCGAGAGATGGCCCAGTCCACGTTGTTGGCGAGCCACTCGCCAAAGCGACCGGTGCCGATCTCACTCGGGTTCCAGTTCACCAGGCTGTTGCGCTGCAGCAGCGCGTCGCGCACCGCCGTGGTGCGCACGAACCACGAGCCGCGCGCGTAGTAGAGCAGCGGCGTCCCGCACCGCCAGCAGTGCGGATAGGCGTGCGTGAACTGCGACGCCTTCCAGAGCACATCGCGTTCCTTGAGCACCTCGATGATGCGCGGATCGGCCTTCTTCACGAACATCCCCGCCACTTCGGGGACGCCCTCGACGAACTCGCCGCGCGCGTTGACCGGCTGCACGAACGCGAGACCATGCCGCTGGCCGGCCGCGTAGTCGTCGGCACCGAACGCCGGCGCCATGTGCACCACCCCCGAGCCATCCTCGGCCGATACGAACTCTTCGGGGACGATGATCTCGTGCTGGCCCTCTTCCGGATACGCCACCCAGTCGAGGGGGCGACGATAGCGACGGCCCACCAGGTCCCGCCCACTCATCGTGCGTACCACATCCCAGCGATCGGCCCAGTCGCCGCCGAGCACTCCGGGCACGCGCGCTTCCGCGAGGACGATCGTCCACTCGGCGCCGGTCTTCTTGCGCAGCTCGGCGTACGTCAGACCGGGATGCACCGCGAGCGCCGTGTTCGACACGAGCGTCCACGGCGTGGTCGTCCACACCAGGATGCGCTGCCGCATCGCCGGTGCGTTGCCATCGGCGTCGAGCAGATCGAGCGCCACGTAGACGCTCGGATCTTCCACATCCTCGTAGCCCTGCGCCACTTCGTGGCTAGAAAGCGCCGTGCCGCAGCGCGCGCAGTACGGAAGAATCTTGTGGCCTTTGAAGAGCAGGCCCTTGTCGAACATCGTCTTGAGCGCCCACCACTCGCTCTCCACGAAGTCGTGCTCGTAGGTGACGTATGGGTCGCCGTAGTTGAGCCAGTAGCCGATGCGCTTGGAGAGGTCTTCCCACTCGCCGCGATACTTCCACACGCTCTCGCGGCAGCGGCGATTGAACTCCGCCACGCCCACCTGTTCGATGAGCTGCTTGCCGCCGAGCTTGGCGATCTCGCTGGGATCGACGCCACGGCGCTCCGCTTCCTCGCGCTGCAGCTCCTTCTCGACCTCGATCTCGACCGGCAGGCCGTGCGTGTCCCAGCCGGCCTTGCGCGGCACGTAGTACCCCTGCATCGCGCGGTGGCGGCAGAAGAGGTCCTTGATGGTGCGCGCAAAGACGTGGTGAATACCCGGACGGCCGTTGGCCGTCGGCGGCCCCTCGAAGAACACGAACGGCTTGGCGCCGGCGTGCGCATGCAGCGTCTGCTCGAAGAGCTGCTCGGACTCCCAACGCGCCAGCACCCCCCGCTCGAGATCATCGGCGGTGGTATCGGCGAGCAACGGGTAACGGACGGTATCCTGCGGTGCGGTCATGAACGCGAAAGCAACGGGAAAGCGAGGCGTCGGGTGACGCAGGCGATTACAGGCGCGCCAGCACGCCCTTCACCACGGCACTCAGGCCGGGTTCAGCGCGGCGCGCCACGCCGATGATCTGATCGAGGCTGGCCGGCTCGAGGGCGTCCGGCAGGCACTGGTCGGTGATGATGGAGAGCCCCAGCACACGCATGCCGCCGTGCACCGCCACGATCACTTCGGGCACCGTGGACATCCCCACGACATCGGCACCGATACCGCGCAGGAACCGGTACTCGGCACGCGTTTCGAGGTTGGGCCCCTGCACCGCCACATACACGCCCTCGCGCAGCGGCACGCCGGCCGCCTGCGCGGCCTCGCGGGCATGGCGGCGCAACGTGGTGTCGTACGGCTCGCTCATGTCGGGGAAGCGCGGCCCGAGCGTTTCGTCGTTCGGCCCGATGAGCGGGTTGTCGCCCAGCAGGTTGATGTGATCGGCGATGAGCATGAGATCACCGGGCTGCCACAGCGGGTGCATGCCCCCACAGGCATTGCTCACGATCAGCGTCTCAGCGCCGAGCGCCCGCAGCACGCGCACCGGGAAGGTGACCTGCTGCAGCGTGTAGCCTTCGTAGCGGTGAAAGCGCCCCTGCATCGCCACAACCGTCTTGCCACCGAGCGTGCCGCAGAGCAGCCGCCCCTTGTGCGACTCCACGGTGGACAGCGGGAAGTTGGGCAACTCCCCGTAGTCGATGACCTGCTCGACCTGGATCTCTTCGGCGAGGCCACCGAGGCCGGTGCCGAGGATGATCGCCACATCGACCGGTTTGGCGAAGCGGGCGCGAATCGCCTGCGCGCACGCTTCGATACGCTCGCGCGCATGCAGCCCCAGCGCCGGGTGCGACAGCCCGACCTGCGTGTGCTCCTGCGTGTACTGCAACTGCGGGCGCGATCCGGGCGTGATCGTCACTTGGCGTCATCCTCCACGATGTCGAGCCAGGACGGCGTCGGTAGCGCCGGCCGGGGAGGCAGCTCGCGCACTTCCTTGGCGACGGCGGCCGGATCGGTCACGTTGAGCGCGCCCGAGGCACGCGGGGTGACAATGGTCGGCACCGGTTCCGATTCGGCCGAGTTCAGTTCGGTGAGCTGGCGCTCGAGCTGATGACGCAGCTGCGCGAGAAACGCGCGGCGCGTCCGCCAGAGCGACTGCAGCTCTTCTTCCGCCCGGCGAATCTCGTCGCGCACGGCGGTCATCTGCTTCTCGGACTCCGCTTGCGCCTCGCGCAGGAGGAGCTGGGCTTCGCGTTCCGCCTGCTCACGAATTTCCGCGCGCAACTGCTGCGCGCTGACCAGCGCTTCGTTGATGGCCTTGTCGCGCTCCTGAAAGCCCTTGAGCTGCTCGCGCGCCACGCGGGCTTCGGTTTCGAGCTCCTGCAACTGGCGCGTCAGCCGCTCCAGCTCCTCCGCCACCTGCTCGCGGAACTGATCGACGCGCGCGCGATCGTAGCCCCGCAGCGCGTTGCCGAAGTCGTAGCGCCGAACATCCAGCGCGGTCAGGTGAAAGCCGCCGTCAGCCATGATCCAGTGGTCTCTTCAGGTTCGACTGCCGAACAGCACGGTCCCCAGGCGCACGTGCGTCGCCCCTTCTTCCACGGCGATCTCGTAATCGCCCGACATTCCCATGCTCAACCACTCCGCCGGATGCCCCGCCGCACGGAGTGCGTCGCGCATCTGTCGCGCCCCGCGGAACACTTGCCGGAGCTCCGTCTCGGTGGCCTCGAATGGCGCCATCGTCATGGCCCCACGCACCCGCAGCTGTGGCAGGCCATGCAACCGCTCCGCGACCGCCGGGACATCGGCGGGCGCGATGCCGCCCTTCGTGGCTTCCCCACTCACGTTGACCTGCAGCAGCACGTCGAGCACCGCGCCCTTGGCCACCGCGGCATCGTGCAGCGCGCTGGCCAAGCGCTCGCTGTCGAGGCTGTGGACCAGGGAGAAGGCGAGGGCGTGCTTGGCCTTGTTGCGCTGCAGATGACCGATGAGATGCCAGCGAACCGGTGCCGTGACGAGCGCCATCTTGCCCTCGGCTTCCTGCACCTTGTTCTCGCCAACGTCGGTGACACCTGCCGCCCAGGCCGCTTCCACGGCCTCGGGCCCGTGCGTTTTGGTCACCGCCACCAACGTCACGTCCTGCCCGTGGCCCCCCCGTGCGCGAGCCGCCGCGATGCGTTCCCGCACCTCGAGAACGGCCTCACGAACTGCAGTCGCAACAGGGTCGGAAATTGGCATAGCACATAAGGTTAGATCCCTCCGCACCCCGACACAAGGAGAGTATCTGCGAGGTCCGTCACGGCGGTGCAACGCAGCAGGGTTTGCACGAGCGCCGCGGCGGGATCCCCGCCCGGCGGAAGCGCCGTGAGCGCGGAGCGCGGGACCTGCCCGTTCGCTCGCCGAAGCGCGGCAAGGTCGAGCCCCGTACGGCCGGCGCCGAGCGTGGTGTCGGCGCGCCAGACGAGTCCCTCGAGTGCCCACCCCACGCGCGGCGCCGCGGCCAGTCGGTCGCGCCGATCCAGCATGGTGCTTACCCGGATCGGGCGCCGCTGCTGAGTGGCCCGGATGGTGAGCGACGCGAGCGCCGAGCTCAGGCCAGGCCACGCCGCCACGGCTTCCGGCGCCAACAGCCCGCGTCGCACCAGCTCCGCGCGATACCACGGTGCGCCGAGCAGCGGGACCGTCACGACCGTGACATCGGGGCGCCGCTCCTCCACCTGCTGCAGGTACCACATGGGGAACGTGTCATTGTCGCCCCCGGCCAGCAGCACGCCGTTGGGCGGCATCCCATCGAGCAGCAGCCGGGCATAGGTGCGCGGCAGCGTGGCGACCGGTTCACCGGTGCGATCGACCACCGGTCGATTCGCGAAGAGGGGGACGAGCGCGACGAGCAGCGGCAGCAGCGCGACCGGCAGCGGGAAGCGTTCACGCAGTCGCAACGACAACGAGGCCGCTCCGACGCCGGCGAGCATCCCCCAGGCCCAGAAGCCAAGGACGAAGAAGTAATCGCGTTCACGGGCCTCGTGCGTTGCCCCGGCCGGCAGCACGCCCGCGCCGAAGCTTGGCCCCGCCCGCATGTTGAGCCACAGCGCCACCCCGAACGTGCCGCTGAGCAGCAGGAGCGCCATCGCGCGCGCCACACGCGCCTCATGCGCGTACAGCGCCCGCAGCCCGAGTGCGCCCAGCAGGGCGAAGACGACCGTCACGCTCGTGCGGGCCAGCGACGGGGTCGTGAACGGATGCGCGCCAAAGGCAAATTGCCAGTCGGCCCACTGAAAGACGTTCCCCAACTGCAGCCAGAGCGGCGCCAGGCGCGGCCAGAGGCCGGCCACCTGATACTGCTCGCGGCGCAGCACCGCGAGGAGGGCCCGCAGCGTGACCGGGTGCCCCGAGTCCATCATCGGCCCGTTCGCCGAGAAGAGCGGTAGAAGCGCCACCGCCGAAAAGCCGAGCGCCGCGAGGGCGCCCCATGCGAGCAGCTCGCGCGGGCGCGGCCGCGCTCCACCCCAGGCGAAGGCGATGGCGGCGGGGAGCGCCACCAGCACCGACAGATGCAGCGGGACCGCGAGCCCCACGAGAAAGGCGATGAGCGCGCGGCCGCGCTCGCGCTGTGTGTCGCTGGCATCGGGTCGCCCGGCCCACTCGCCCGCCGCGAGCATGGCGACGCTCACGAGGAGCGCCACCGCGTAGACCTCGCTCTCGGTGGCATTGAGCCAGATGCTGTAGGTGGTGCCGGCAATGACCGCCGCGACCACGGCCCCGCGTCCGCCAACCCAGCGGGCCGCAAGCCACGCACTCAGACCGCCGGTGAGCGCCGCGGCCCACACCGACAGCAGTGTCACCGCGCGCGGCGGCGTCGTCTGACTGAAGAGGAGCGTCGCCACTTTGCCCAGCAGCACCCACACCGGCGTTCCCGGCGGATGCGGAATGCCGAGGGTGTGCGCGGCGGCAATGAACTCCGACGCGTCCCAGAACGTGAGATCGGGAGCGGCGGTGGCGAGATAGGTGCCCAAAAGCACCATCGTCGCCACGAGTGCGGCGACGATGGGGGTTGGGACGTGAAAACGCGGACGGCGCTTCAACTCAGGCCGGCGCGACCTCAGGGCCACCGAGGAGCGGCGGCGTGATCGGGCGGCTCGTCGGCGCCGGCGTCGGCATCGCGGCCGGCGGCGCCGGCGGCGGGAAGTCCGGGCCCGTGCGCGGCGGCAGCGGCTTGCCGTCCTTGAGCAGCAGGATGTCTTCGCGGCTCAGCGTTTCGCGCTCGAGCAGGTTGGTCGCCACCGCATCGAGCAGCGCGCGATGCTCATTGAGCACCGCCACCGCCCGCTGGTGGGCCTGCGTCGCCACGCGCTTCACTTCGCCGTCCACCAGCTGCGCC
It encodes the following:
- a CDS encoding RluA family pseudouridine synthase, with translation MTSGDDLRGGGAEGRSLRFAGADADIGERLDLLVARRAELSRTQAATLIANGHVTVSGRREKASYRVEAGDDIAVVIPTPPGREIVPEQIPLDIVYEDEHLLVVDKAAGMVVHPAPGNWTGTLVNALIGRGEPLAEGGGEERAGLVHRLDKDTSGLLVVAKTDASHRILSTALAARQVTRRYVAVSWGHLKDDHLTVDAPLARDPRDRTRMAVVQTGKAARTDFVRLARFDSVDLLRAHLHSGRTHQIRVHLASVGHPVIGDDTYGGGGGRKLAALPPRRHFLHAAWLRFKHPVSGALVDLRSPLPPDLRQSLAVLSAMPELASHQDPLDVFGFYQAD
- the lspA gene encoding signal peptidase II gives rise to the protein MTAMNPHARAATASAVINDVPVAASQPRFWIIVAVVIAADFVSKLLAMEYLAPRHIPHRIIGDVVRFTLAFNPGAAFGMHLGPASRWIFATLSVIIVAVLIKATLDLTRISKIAAFGVPVVVGGAIGNLLDRIRLRDGVVDFIDIGIGDVRFWTFNVADTAVTIGAACLVIALWQQDLAQTRESAEMNDKRR
- the lspA gene encoding signal peptidase II, which codes for MKVIVALPVVLGIVILDLITKAVAVAVLAPSGMPNPVFGEWFRFALVYNPGAAFGLHLGQYSRWIFMALTAGALVILWRLYREAEDTDFRRVLAVSLVAAGAIGNVIDRIRSDLGVVDFIDVGIGANRWPTFNVADIAVTTGAFLLAWVLWGDDRQAALAATSPGAGSSDSSDRTA
- a CDS encoding TraR/DksA C4-type zinc finger protein — protein: MAESKTASTKDAKKPKPMPKKQLQHFEKRLLEERKRVLKELGHHAETIGPNGEVNDGDNSAYSFHMADQGTDAMEREKAFLFASKEGRFLWHIDQALRRLYKAPETFGKCHQCGEDIAFERLDALPNARYCIACKQREEDTKKG
- the ileS gene encoding isoleucine--tRNA ligase, with protein sequence MTAPQDTVRYPLLADTTADDLERGVLARWESEQLFEQTLHAHAGAKPFVFFEGPPTANGRPGIHHVFARTIKDLFCRHRAMQGYYVPRKAGWDTHGLPVEIEVEKELQREEAERRGVDPSEIAKLGGKQLIEQVGVAEFNRRCRESVWKYRGEWEDLSKRIGYWLNYGDPYVTYEHDFVESEWWALKTMFDKGLLFKGHKILPYCARCGTALSSHEVAQGYEDVEDPSVYVALDLLDADGNAPAMRQRILVWTTTPWTLVSNTALAVHPGLTYAELRKKTGAEWTIVLAEARVPGVLGGDWADRWDVVRTMSGRDLVGRRYRRPLDWVAYPEEGQHEIIVPEEFVSAEDGSGVVHMAPAFGADDYAAGQRHGLAFVQPVNARGEFVEGVPEVAGMFVKKADPRIIEVLKERDVLWKASQFTHAYPHCWRCGTPLLYYARGSWFVRTTAVRDALLQRNSLVNWNPSEIGTGRFGEWLANNVDWAISRDRYWGTPLPVWINDADPSEMEVIGSYAELAAKVGRALPDDFDPHKPHIDAYTWPAPSGTGTMRRVPEVIDTWFDSGSMSFAQWHYPFENQDKVAAQFPADFICEGVDQTRGWFYSLIAVATTLGDALPNNGDNQAAPYRNVVVNDLVLDAQGQKMSKSRGNVVSPWDVMQRHGADAVRLFLVASSQVWVPRRFDENAIRETAGRFLLTFRNVYNGIFAQYANFGWAPSAQDPAVAERPALDRWILSRLSRVEQDVNASLDAYDATGAARRVMQFMDDDVSKWYVRQSRARFYEVDGADNRAAFATLHEVLTVVCRLLAPFAPFITDEVHRALTGTSVHLAPYTRPTPTPVDVTLEAAMDDIRTLTGLGHAARDVADVKVRQPLPAMQCVVPGDPTPVAALGALLASELNVKRVEFVTSTDNLVSLEAKANFRVLGKKFGKETPLVAEAVPTMDADRLRRLAAGESVTIEVGGVERLIAPEDVAIIRRASGAAVVQENGGYGVALDPTITPELRAEGLAREVISRIQRLRKEAGLAVSDRIVVAVAGDEELEGAVAAHRQHIASEVLAERLLLGGEAGASFAGTGDSGPWTVTQAGDVDGRALRLALTKEGS
- a CDS encoding purine-nucleoside phosphorylase; amino-acid sequence: MHARERIEACAQAIRARFAKPVDVAIILGTGLGGLAEEIQVEQVIDYGELPNFPLSTVESHKGRLLCGTLGGKTVVAMQGRFHRYEGYTLQQVTFPVRVLRALGAETLIVSNACGGMHPLWQPGDLMLIADHINLLGDNPLIGPNDETLGPRFPDMSEPYDTTLRRHAREAAQAAGVPLREGVYVAVQGPNLETRAEYRFLRGIGADVVGMSTVPEVIVAVHGGMRVLGLSIITDQCLPDALEPASLDQIIGVARRAEPGLSAVVKGVLARL
- a CDS encoding DivIVA domain-containing protein: MADGGFHLTALDVRRYDFGNALRGYDRARVDQFREQVAEELERLTRQLQELETEARVAREQLKGFQERDKAINEALVSAQQLRAEIREQAEREAQLLLREAQAESEKQMTAVRDEIRRAEEELQSLWRTRRAFLAQLRHQLERQLTELNSAESEPVPTIVTPRASGALNVTDPAAVAKEVRELPPRPALPTPSWLDIVEDDAK
- a CDS encoding YggS family pyridoxal phosphate-dependent enzyme, which gives rise to MPISDPVATAVREAVLEVRERIAAARARGGHGQDVTLVAVTKTHGPEAVEAAWAAGVTDVGENKVQEAEGKMALVTAPVRWHLIGHLQRNKAKHALAFSLVHSLDSERLASALHDAAVAKGAVLDVLLQVNVSGEATKGGIAPADVPAVAERLHGLPQLRVRGAMTMAPFEATETELRQVFRGARQMRDALRAAGHPAEWLSMGMSGDYEIAVEEGATHVRLGTVLFGSRT
- a CDS encoding DUF2723 domain-containing protein, whose protein sequence is MKRRPRFHVPTPIVAALVATMVLLGTYLATAAPDLTFWDASEFIAAAHTLGIPHPPGTPVWVLLGKVATLLFSQTTPPRAVTLLSVWAAALTGGLSAWLAARWVGGRGAVVAAVIAGTTYSIWLNATESEVYAVALLVSVAMLAAGEWAGRPDASDTQRERGRALIAFLVGLAVPLHLSVLVALPAAIAFAWGGARPRPRELLAWGALAALGFSAVALLPLFSANGPMMDSGHPVTLRALLAVLRREQYQVAGLWPRLAPLWLQLGNVFQWADWQFAFGAHPFTTPSLARTSVTVVFALLGALGLRALYAHEARVARAMALLLLSGTFGVALWLNMRAGPSFGAGVLPAGATHEARERDYFFVLGFWAWGMLAGVGAASLSLRLRERFPLPVALLPLLVALVPLFANRPVVDRTGEPVATLPRTYARLLLDGMPPNGVLLAGGDNDTFPMWYLQQVEERRPDVTVVTVPLLGAPWYRAELVRRGLLAPEAVAAWPGLSSALASLTIRATQQRRPIRVSTMLDRRDRLAAAPRVGWALEGLVWRADTTLGAGRTGLDLAALRRANGQVPRSALTALPPGGDPAAALVQTLLRCTAVTDLADTLLVSGCGGI